The Triticum aestivum cultivar Chinese Spring chromosome 6D, IWGSC CS RefSeq v2.1, whole genome shotgun sequence genomic sequence cctttctcctcgtggccggactcttcttcttctctatgttgatgatatggtcatcactggggatgaccctgagtatattgcctttgtaaaggcccgtcttagtgagcagtttcttatgcctgatcttggacctcttcgctactttcttaggattgaagtctcttctacctctcatggcttttttatatcccaggaaaagtatatccaggatcttcttgctcgtgctgctcttactgacgagcgcattgttgagactcctatgaagctcaatgttcacctccgtgctacttatggtgatcctctccctgacccgacgtgttatcgtcatcttgttggcagtcttgtttatctcgctgtcactcgtccggacatctcttatgcggttcatattctgagtcagtttgtctctgctcccacatcggttcactatagtcatctccttcgtgttctccaatatcttcggggcacgatctctcaccgtctattctttcctagctccagttctttacagcttctggcctatgcggatgctacgtgggctagtgatccttctgatcgccgttcactttctgcttactgtgtttttcttggcggttctctcattgcctggaagacgaagaaacagattgcagtttcccgttcgagtgctgaggctgagttgcgagccatggctgttttgacggcagaggtgacttggttacggtggttacttcaggattttggtgtttctgtcactacaccgactctgctcttatctgacagtacaggtgctattagcattgcgcgcgatcctgtgaagcatgagctcaccaagcatattggtgttgatgctttctatgtgcgcgctgctgtgcaggatcaggttattgctcttcagtatgtgccttccgagttacagttggcggatttcctgacgaaggcccagactagagcacaacatggcttttatctctccaaactcagtgttgttcctccaccatgagtttgagggggggtgttagagttataatataggtcatgtacccctttgtatttatcccgttgtataaggggttttctgcatatgttccacacctgcctatggcctcatgggaatacaagttgcttattcctaacagtaGACACAGCATCCATAACTGCGCCTATCAGCATAGACACAATTGCATGTAGCACCAAAGTAGACTGATTTTCCGCATAGTGGATACTTCAGTAGATGATTTGCGGCATGAATTCACAAGGGTTTGTAACATCTGCAAGGTTTTCAGATGGTGCTTGCCTGTGTAAAAGAATGAACAGATAATTTGCCGCATGTAActagaagaatttttttttctgGCTTGTCTGTGTTACACTGGAATTATTACATCCAAAAGGCAGAAGCTTATAAACTGGTTGGAAGTATTTTCCTGCTGCCATGTCAATGAAATCTGATTCCTCTCACGCACAGCTGTATACAGCTAAAGAGATATTACCAAACATAGGATAACCTCCACTATTATATAAAAACAGCAATGCATCAAAAACTGCATCCGGTTTTCTTTCTACATCAACACAAACAGCCTCATAAGGGCTTGTCTAATCAGTTTAAGATCTGAGGTTATTCTCACAGTGATTGATATTTTGTTCAGAAAATGAATACCATGGCAAAACTGACTACAGAGGACACTCCACCTGGCCATCACCCATTCGCCGAAACACGCCACACAATCGAGCCGTGACACGGCGCTATGAAACCATAGTCATTTGATTTGCCATGGAAATAGCGAAATACTATGCTCGGCTAACTTACGAATTATCTGGGCCAAATGTCAGTTTTGCCCTCGGAGCTCcagtgccccctcccccctataagAAGAACCCCAAAACTGACTAGCAGAGTCACCCCCAACAGCagtccccttccttccttctcctattGATCCTTAAGAAGCATCGTACGTTGGTCCCCAAGAAAGAGATGGAGGTGAAGAAGAGAGCGGCAGCCATTGCCGCCCTGTGCATCATGTTCCTCCTCGTGCTGCCGTCCGGGCAGCGGCAGCAGGTGGCCGCCATGTCCGACTTCTGCAAGTGCTTCAACGACTGCTACCCTGGGTGCAGGAGCCCCGGCGTGCCGCGCTGGCTCTGCATCCCATTCTGCGCCAACAAGTGCAGCCCCAACACCAACCAGGCCGGCGACGGCGTCGGCTCTGCCGCCGCCACGTGCAGGATGGCCTGCAAGATACACATCTGTGACTTTTCAGAGGCGCCAGCCGGTAAGACAGTAGACCACCTTGAGTCCTTGAtcgcattcttcttcttcttcttcttgatgagtTGAATCTGTTCTGAGGATTTCTGTTCTTGCGTTGCTATTTTGCAGATGCAGCTGACGCCGACGTCTGCGTGCAGAACTGCAACAAGATGAAGATATGGAGCCACAAGGCCCATAATTAGCTTCCAAGCTGCTCTAGAGGAGAAAAGGATTTTAAGAGCTAGCTTGTAGATCATGGGATCGTATATATACGATGTTGAACTGCTGTGATTGTGGCAGCAACCAATAAAATGAGTTTCTGTGTCTGTCATGTCATCTATACTACTAAATGTAGAGGCGTATCAATAGTAATTTTAATCGGTCTTAATTTGATTTGGCCAACACCTATTCAATGATGACTACCAAAATTTATTTGCCTTTTTAATTTGCAAGGAAGAAGTGAAAACAAATATTCTCAAATTAACTCATAGACGAGCTAAAATTCAAATGTTACCCAAGCCATGGAAACCTTCGCCACACCTCAGAGAAAGGAGGAAAAAACGTCCCACAAGCAAAGTAGCACTGCTACTGAAACTTAAAAGCAAAGGCGGTAATTGATGTACAGAGGCAAATCAAGGGTAATATTGTTTTACCTATCCCTGTCCTgataagaagaaccaaatcatttCTTCAGAAGCAACAGCAAATGCGAcggtttgattttttttttccTCTCCGGCAGGAACAAGCAAGCCATTTTATTTCTCATCAAAGAAGGCAAAGAAGCGCCGAAACCCAGCCATGTATGTAAGCAGTAGCAAATAGAACCAGGGCTAAGGCAGGTGCAATTCGGTTCAGCTTACAGGAACTTCTTCCCAACTCCCAGGCCAGACTTCTGATGGGATTCATTCAACGTTCATTGGTCAGAACTGAGCTTCTAAATGCTGATACAGCATGAGCACACACTAAAGTGCTAGCAAGATCAATCGGCGGATGAATTTAGCAAAAAAGTGATTAATTCCTACAAGTGCACTACATAGCTGACAGTGCATGCTACATAGAGGATCCATCTCCACAGCGAGCATACAAATGGAAGAAACTACACCCAACAACTCTCTGCATCTCAGCCACTGGAATGTAACTTTAGATACCTGCAGAGCAAGCAATACCACCGGTCAAACATATATGTACTAGAAGAAAGGTGTGCTATCTCCCGGGTGTCCCTACACCTACTCCCTACACCCTCATGAACATtaaattaaaacaaaaaaaatctgaaactttgtgaCAACGaacatgttcacatgttttagGTGCTTGTTCATTCTTGTCAAGAAATATCATCTGATGAGCTCTACACATGAGAAACAAAATCAGTTCTCAAAAGTCCTCAAAACTCTGAGCAGTGAAATCATTTTCTTGTGTAGAGCTCCTCGAATGTTTTTTAGGCATGAAAGCTTGCAAGAACGTACAAAATTTGAGAATATTTGATGTCATGAAATTTtagattttttctatttttttatttactGTTCATGGAGGGCACCCGGGAGTTGAAAAACCACTCTCCTTATCCCAATAGCGGCCCATCTCAGCCACACTTTATCAGCCCGTTCAGTATCCCAGCCCATTCCACTGACACTGAGAGGCCATGGTTTTCCTTTAGAAATTGATTGGAcgagaaaaaatgaaataaaaacactATTTGTCATTAGCTAAAACAAATAAGAACAAATTTTATTTGCCGGGAAAGTGATACAGCAACTTTGAAAGAAGTGGTAAACAAGCATTTTGTAAAGTGTAATAAAGTGCAAGTGCTCTTTTTTTGTTCATGTGTAATATGCCGAAAAATATAATGTATCTACGCAAACAGTAGATTTGCGCAAGCAGGAAGGATCGACATCAAGGATGTGTACCTGGTTGCAAGAGGTTTGCACTTGCTCTAACTAAACCTGCATTCAAAAGAAAAAACTAAACCTGCATCAGTAATCAATGAAACAGAGCACTTATCTACCGTCCATTAGCAGCTGGGACTCCCAAATTCAGTGGAAACTGGAAAGCGTAGAATGCAGTCATATATTTTGCTTTACCGAAAATTCTCTATTAAGCAGGTGCTAATCATATACTATACCATAAGCATGGCAGCTATTAACAAAGGCACCAAAAACCAGAAAACACTTACTTTACAATGATCACACACTGAGCTCTGTAAGGCTGCCTCCACTTTTCTGGACCTACTATCCACTTCACTCGGTTGGGTGGAGGCCTGGTGAACTTAATTAGCTGCGAGAGCATGTTTACGAATTAAGTCCTTTGATCAATCATCTCATTCTTAAGGAAAAAACTCAGGGCACCTATGTACATACAACATACGAGATGAGCAAGATTATTATTTCTTTGACTTGATATTATATGAAACCAATCGAACCAGTACAAATGTAGAATCATACAGAGTCAAAACCGAAAATGTCATTAGGAACACCGCATCATCGTCAGTTGTATTTTGTAGTGTGTCAGAGTGAGAGACTACAAATGCATCTTTGTTGGGAGTCACTAAAAGCAACTAGTGACTACTACTCCACACCTTTTCCTTTCTACACTCTGGAAAGCAACACCTTTGTGGTTGTCAAATGCCACTTCTACTCTTTTAATATtatttctttttagaagaaaagaTGCACTTGGGTGACCAAGTATGGTTGAAGTACAATTTATAGGTTATGACTACTCAAGAAGAACCAAAAACAATGCATGGTCAGTTCTGGGCAATTAGCTTGATTTCTATATATCGAGTGATACAAATAAAATCCTGTTGTAAATACCGACGGGTTTGCCAGGACCAATAGCATAGATGCAGGGAAAATGCCTATAAAAAAGGTACAAGTGGATCGCCAATAAATCAATGAATAAGTAAGGAGAAAGGGCACACTCTTGATATACACAAAAATGATCAAAGTGTTAAATAATCTGCATTACAACTATAAAAGTCTCAGGCAGAAAAAACAGAGGAAAAGTATAGTTAGAAGGGTATACTTAGGTTGTCTAACAGAGTAGTATGTGCATCATCAGCGGTTTGACACATTGGATTAAATGAACATAGTCGCATAATCATCTCACAACATTACGTGGTGAGCAACTTGACATGGGATTGAGTATGAGTGTACATATGTTGAACAGCAGTTATTTTCTTTGGTTCATTCTACCAGCTTTCCCCAAGCTCAACCTTTCTCTCAGTGCCTTTTAATTCATTGACTGATTCCTGAAGTTATGACATTTAGTCGCCCGTAAGGGTAGTACTAAGTTTGTCAGACATGTTAAAAAGAAAGGAAAAGTTGAACCCCTCATAAACTCACCCAACAACCAATAGTAAAAAAAAGTCTCTCAAGCAAACACAAATGAGTCGGTTTATTGTTGCCTCCTTTGTCGCTTGCGTCCTTCTGAAAGGAATGTCAAGTTGGTATAGAACTGGGAACCTGGCTTTTGGATAATGGAATCTGCAGGCCATTAGGGAGACCGTGTCCGATTAATTATTCAACAAACTAAGCCATCCCCGGCATGTACCCCACTGCTAGTGCTAGAGTAGCCTTTATAAGTGGGAAGGATTGATGATTCACTTTGCAAGCTGCAAGGAACAAGAATACACCACCAGCATCGATCAGGTAGC encodes the following:
- the LOC123143281 gene encoding uncharacterized protein, with amino-acid sequence MEVKKRAAAIAALCIMFLLVLPSGQRQQVAAMSDFCKCFNDCYPGCRSPGVPRWLCIPFCANKCSPNTNQAGDGVGSAAATCRMACKIHICDFSEAPADAADADVCVQNCNKMKIWSHKAHN